A window from Chrysemys picta bellii isolate R12L10 chromosome 20, ASM1138683v2, whole genome shotgun sequence encodes these proteins:
- the LIX1L gene encoding LIX1-like protein isoform X2, whose amino-acid sequence MMMESVRAQRLQPGVGTLRSLRPGVTGAPAVAASAPPPPAPPPLPAAPPGLVLPPPPPGLPGPGASPGGAGPPAVLREAVEAVVRSFAKHTQGYGRVNVVEALQEFWQMKQSRGADLKNGALVVYEMVPSNSPPYVCYVTLPGGSCFGSFQGNREEADNPNTGIGAFRFMLESNKGKSMLEFQELMTVFQLLHWNGSLKAMRERQCSRQEVLAHYSHRALDDDIRNQMAMDWVNREQSTPGALSRELSSTERELDEARLAGKELRFHKEKKDILMLAAGQLGNMHTSNC is encoded by the exons ATGATGATGGAGTCGGTGCGCGCCCAGCGGCTGCAGCCCGGGGTGGGGACGCTGCGCTCCCTGCGCCCCGGGGTGACCGGGGCCCCCGCCGTGGCAGCctcggcccccccgccccccgctcctcccccgctgccggcGGCGCCCCCGGGGCTGGTGCTGCCGCCGCCTCCTCCGGGGCTGCCGGGCCCGGGGGCCTCGCCGGGCGGAGCGGGGCCCCCGGCCGTGCTGCGCGAGGCGGTGGAGGCGGTGGTGCGCAGCTTCGCCAAGCACACGCAGGGCTACGGCCGAg TGAACGTTGTGGAAGCTCTTCAGGAGTTCTGGCAGATGAAGCAGTCACGCGGTGCTGATCTGAAAAACGGAGCCCTGGTGGTGTATGAGATGGTCCCTTCCAACAGCCCCCCTTATGTCTGCTACGTCACCTTGCCTGGGGGGAGCTGCTTTGGTAGCTTCCAG GGTAATCGAGAAGAAGCCGATAACCCGAACACTGGAATTGGTGCTTTCCGTTTCATGCTGGAATCCAACAAGGGAAAATCAATGTTAGAGTTTCAG GAGCTGATGACCGTCTTCCAGCTGTTGCATTGGAATGGCAGCCTCAAAGCCATGCGAGAGAGGCAGTGCTCACGGCAG GAGGTGCTGGCTCACTATTCGCACCGTGCTCTGGACGACGACATAAGGAACCAGATGGCCATGGACTGGGTGAACAGGGAGCAGAGCACCCCAGGAGCCCTTTCCAGAGAGCTGTCCTCGACGGAGAGGGAGCTGGATGAAGCCCGACTAGCTGGGAAAGAGCTGCGTTTCCACAAGGAGAAGAAAGACATCCTGATGCTGGCGGCTGGCCAGCTGGGGAACATGCACACCTCCAATTGCTAG
- the LIX1L gene encoding LIX1-like protein isoform X1 translates to MMMESVRAQRLQPGVGTLRSLRPGVTGAPAVAASAPPPPAPPPLPAAPPGLVLPPPPPGLPGPGASPGGAGPPAVLREAVEAVVRSFAKHTQGYGRVNVVEALQEFWQMKQSRGADLKNGALVVYEMVPSNSPPYVCYVTLPGGSCFGSFQFCPTKAEARRSAAKIALMNSVFNEHPSRRITDEFIEKSVSEALASFNGNREEADNPNTGIGAFRFMLESNKGKSMLEFQELMTVFQLLHWNGSLKAMRERQCSRQEVLAHYSHRALDDDIRNQMAMDWVNREQSTPGALSRELSSTERELDEARLAGKELRFHKEKKDILMLAAGQLGNMHTSNC, encoded by the exons ATGATGATGGAGTCGGTGCGCGCCCAGCGGCTGCAGCCCGGGGTGGGGACGCTGCGCTCCCTGCGCCCCGGGGTGACCGGGGCCCCCGCCGTGGCAGCctcggcccccccgccccccgctcctcccccgctgccggcGGCGCCCCCGGGGCTGGTGCTGCCGCCGCCTCCTCCGGGGCTGCCGGGCCCGGGGGCCTCGCCGGGCGGAGCGGGGCCCCCGGCCGTGCTGCGCGAGGCGGTGGAGGCGGTGGTGCGCAGCTTCGCCAAGCACACGCAGGGCTACGGCCGAg TGAACGTTGTGGAAGCTCTTCAGGAGTTCTGGCAGATGAAGCAGTCACGCGGTGCTGATCTGAAAAACGGAGCCCTGGTGGTGTATGAGATGGTCCCTTCCAACAGCCCCCCTTATGTCTGCTACGTCACCTTGCCTGGGGGGAGCTGCTTTGGTAGCTTCCAG TTCTGTCCGACCAAGGCTGAAGCCAGGAGGAGCGCTGCGAAGATTGCACTAATGAATTCTGTCTTTAACGAGCACCCCTCCCGGAGGATCACGGATGAGTTCATTGAGAAGAGTGTCTCGGAAGCCTTGGCATCTTTCAAT GGTAATCGAGAAGAAGCCGATAACCCGAACACTGGAATTGGTGCTTTCCGTTTCATGCTGGAATCCAACAAGGGAAAATCAATGTTAGAGTTTCAG GAGCTGATGACCGTCTTCCAGCTGTTGCATTGGAATGGCAGCCTCAAAGCCATGCGAGAGAGGCAGTGCTCACGGCAG GAGGTGCTGGCTCACTATTCGCACCGTGCTCTGGACGACGACATAAGGAACCAGATGGCCATGGACTGGGTGAACAGGGAGCAGAGCACCCCAGGAGCCCTTTCCAGAGAGCTGTCCTCGACGGAGAGGGAGCTGGATGAAGCCCGACTAGCTGGGAAAGAGCTGCGTTTCCACAAGGAGAAGAAAGACATCCTGATGCTGGCGGCTGGCCAGCTGGGGAACATGCACACCTCCAATTGCTAG